In a genomic window of Octadecabacter temperatus:
- a CDS encoding GntR family transcriptional regulator: MTTETLTLDINNLDGPLGQRVYTALRNKILTLAYEPGFVLRKGALCEQLGVSRSPVTEALNRLSSDGLVDIIPQSATRVSQFSMFELREESFLREAVETAAVAKVAQERTDEQLTILSRNLKMQNLLVEDEDFQGFFEADLEFHELILAFTGFPRVAITAGQLSLQLHRARMLILPERGRPAEAVAEHQSILAGIKARDANAARAAMSLHLRQLITRLEPLERQHPEYFRST; this comes from the coding sequence ATGACGACTGAAACGTTAACACTTGATATTAACAATCTGGATGGCCCCTTGGGGCAGCGAGTCTATACGGCCTTGCGAAACAAGATCCTTACACTGGCGTACGAGCCAGGATTCGTGCTGCGCAAAGGTGCGCTATGCGAACAGTTAGGCGTCTCCCGCTCTCCTGTAACCGAAGCCTTGAACAGGCTTTCGTCGGACGGTTTGGTCGATATCATCCCACAATCCGCAACTCGAGTTTCACAGTTCTCAATGTTTGAGCTGCGAGAAGAAAGTTTCCTGCGAGAAGCCGTCGAAACGGCCGCTGTTGCCAAAGTCGCCCAAGAGCGCACCGACGAGCAACTGACCATCTTGTCACGCAATCTAAAAATGCAGAACCTATTGGTGGAAGACGAAGATTTTCAGGGCTTCTTTGAGGCGGATCTCGAATTTCATGAGTTGATCTTAGCGTTCACCGGTTTTCCCCGCGTTGCCATAACCGCTGGACAATTATCCCTACAACTGCACCGCGCGCGGATGCTGATCTTGCCGGAACGGGGCCGCCCTGCTGAGGCAGTCGCCGAACATCAAAGCATTTTGGCCGGAATCAAAGCACGCGATGCAAATGCAGCACGTGCTGCGATGTCGCTCCATCTTCGTCAGTTAATAACCCGTCTTGAACCGTTGGAACGCCAACACCCTGAATACTTCCGATCAACCTAA
- a CDS encoding TIGR01777 family oxidoreductase → MDNPILWSLISVQVFMGAFDTLVHHEGTERLAWRASQKHELRLHGVRNFFYAVIFMCFAWLEPHGIYTIILATILAVEVLITLWDFVEEDLTRKLPATERINHTLLALNYGAILALAAPYLWQWAFMPNALIPISYGWWSVMATVSALGVGIFSARDLLAAERSDRLDRGDPAVLVDGLKPRQSILVTGGTGFIGTRLVQSLVAARHHVTVLTRDPSKADQLAHPVRVISSLDMINDQDRFDAIVNLAGDAVAGGLWTKKKRAKIIASRVDMTRAIQALIGRLAHKPECLVNGSAVGWYGLQDDGDDTELTEDAAANPAFIHDVCDAWEQETIPIDAQGVRVVILRIGLVLGVDGGMLAKLLTPFEFGGGGIMGHGRQWMPWIEHDDLIRVIAFAISTPALSGPVNAVAPNPVRNNAFSSDLASALHRPLLLRFPHWLLAGVLGDMGRETMLGGQRVVPFRLLKDGFSFRYDTLAATLRSITGAKGNAP, encoded by the coding sequence ATGGACAACCCAATTCTTTGGAGCCTGATTTCAGTACAGGTTTTTATGGGCGCATTTGATACGCTTGTGCATCACGAAGGCACTGAACGTCTGGCATGGCGCGCATCCCAAAAGCACGAACTGCGGCTTCACGGTGTGCGCAACTTCTTTTACGCCGTAATCTTCATGTGCTTTGCGTGGCTGGAACCCCATGGGATCTACACCATCATTCTGGCGACCATACTCGCCGTCGAAGTACTGATTACCCTCTGGGATTTCGTTGAAGAAGACCTAACCCGCAAACTCCCCGCTACCGAACGGATCAACCACACATTGTTGGCGCTGAACTACGGCGCAATCTTGGCCTTGGCAGCACCTTATCTTTGGCAATGGGCCTTCATGCCAAACGCTTTGATCCCGATCAGCTACGGTTGGTGGAGCGTTATGGCCACCGTGTCTGCCCTTGGTGTCGGCATATTCAGCGCACGTGATCTTTTAGCGGCAGAACGCAGTGATCGTCTGGATCGAGGGGACCCTGCGGTGTTGGTAGACGGCTTAAAACCGCGCCAATCCATTCTGGTAACAGGTGGCACCGGATTCATCGGAACGCGCTTGGTGCAAAGTTTGGTGGCGGCACGCCATCACGTCACCGTTTTGACCCGTGATCCAAGTAAGGCCGATCAATTGGCCCATCCCGTCCGTGTTATCTCGAGCTTGGACATGATCAACGATCAAGATCGTTTTGATGCCATCGTGAACCTTGCCGGTGATGCCGTTGCAGGCGGTCTATGGACCAAAAAGAAGCGCGCAAAGATCATTGCGTCACGCGTGGATATGACCCGCGCGATCCAAGCTTTGATAGGAAGGCTCGCCCACAAACCAGAATGTTTGGTAAATGGTTCGGCGGTGGGCTGGTACGGCCTACAAGACGACGGTGACGACACAGAATTGACAGAAGATGCAGCTGCAAATCCAGCCTTTATCCATGATGTCTGCGATGCGTGGGAACAAGAAACCATCCCGATCGATGCACAAGGTGTACGCGTAGTGATCCTGCGGATCGGCCTTGTTCTTGGGGTCGATGGCGGGATGTTGGCAAAGTTGCTGACCCCGTTCGAATTTGGCGGCGGCGGTATTATGGGGCATGGTCGACAGTGGATGCCTTGGATCGAACATGACGACTTAATCCGCGTGATCGCGTTCGCAATTTCTACACCGGCTCTCTCTGGCCCCGTGAACGCAGTGGCCCCTAATCCTGTACGAAACAACGCTTTTTCGAGTGACTTGGCTTCTGCATTGCATCGCCCCCTTTTGCTGCGCTTTCCACACTGGTTGCTTGCTGGTGTTCTTGGCGACATGGGCCGCGAAACCATGCTGGGCGGGCAACGCGTTGTCCCGTTCCGCCTTCTGAAGGACGGGTTCAGCTTTCGTTATGACACTCTCGCGGCGACCCTCCGCAGCATTACTGGGGCAAAGGGCAATGCACCATGA
- a CDS encoding amidohydrolase family protein translates to MKIDAHQHFWQLARGDYAWLTPDLKVLYRDFMPDDLAPYLSQRGIDGTILVQAAPTVAETEFMLDIADQTPFVLGVVGWVDFEAPSAADDIARLAQNPKLIGLRPMIQDIADDDWMLRDDLTPAFEAMIKANLTFDALVLPRHLSRLRQLLSRHPKLRTVIDHGAKPEIANGAFEGWANDVACLANETSAYCKLSGLLTEAGDNWTPSDVAPYVEHLLNSFGYQRLVWGSDWPVLTIAGGYGTWIDLASSFIPNEREREAIFGSNAVEVYKIPSR, encoded by the coding sequence ATGAAAATAGATGCACACCAGCACTTTTGGCAGCTCGCGCGTGGTGACTACGCGTGGCTAACGCCCGATCTAAAGGTGCTCTACCGTGATTTCATGCCCGACGATTTGGCACCGTACCTGTCGCAACGCGGCATCGACGGCACGATTTTGGTTCAGGCGGCGCCAACAGTGGCCGAAACGGAATTCATGCTCGATATTGCGGATCAAACGCCTTTCGTCTTGGGCGTTGTCGGATGGGTCGACTTTGAAGCCCCCTCTGCCGCCGATGACATTGCGCGGCTTGCACAGAATCCCAAACTGATCGGGCTACGTCCGATGATCCAAGACATTGCTGATGATGACTGGATGCTGCGCGATGACCTTACCCCAGCGTTCGAGGCCATGATAAAGGCCAACCTGACCTTTGATGCATTAGTGCTGCCCAGACATCTTTCACGCCTTCGCCAGCTGTTGTCCCGCCACCCGAAACTACGCACCGTGATCGATCATGGGGCCAAGCCTGAAATCGCAAATGGAGCATTCGAAGGTTGGGCAAATGACGTCGCGTGCCTCGCAAACGAAACCAGTGCGTATTGCAAGCTGTCTGGCCTTTTGACCGAAGCTGGAGACAATTGGACGCCGTCAGACGTTGCCCCCTATGTCGAGCACTTACTCAATTCGTTTGGATATCAAAGATTGGTCTGGGGAAGCGATTGGCCGGTTCTGACGATCGCAGGCGGCTACGGGACTTGGATAGATTTGGCGAGTTCTTTCATTCCCAACGAACGAGAAAGAGAAGCAATTTTCGGCTCCAACGCGGTTGAGGTGTACAAAATTCCATCGAGATAG
- a CDS encoding RbsD/FucU family protein: MLRNIPSILSPDLLWTLRAMGHGDELVIADANFPATALGARCHRLDGVTATDVLQAVLTVLPLDQFVPNPAVVMEVVDDPNAVPPIVAQFQDITTTTADNPAAMGKLERFAFYDRAKSAFAIVQTGETRLYGNIILKKGVIGV, translated from the coding sequence ATGCTTCGTAACATACCTTCAATTCTTTCGCCCGATCTGTTGTGGACCTTGCGTGCAATGGGTCACGGAGATGAGCTGGTCATCGCAGACGCGAACTTTCCTGCCACTGCGTTAGGTGCACGTTGTCACCGTCTTGATGGGGTAACTGCAACGGACGTTTTGCAAGCCGTTCTCACTGTGCTTCCATTGGATCAGTTTGTACCGAACCCAGCAGTGGTTATGGAAGTTGTTGATGACCCAAATGCGGTGCCTCCAATCGTGGCGCAGTTTCAAGACATCACGACAACAACGGCAGACAATCCGGCGGCCATGGGTAAGTTGGAACGCTTCGCCTTTTATGACCGCGCTAAATCTGCATTTGCTATCGTTCAAACGGGCGAGACGCGGCTTTACGGCAATATCATCCTCAAAAAGGGTGTAATCGGCGTATGA
- a CDS encoding aldo/keto reductase, giving the protein MKLTKTNVLNNRTRSPIELSQLGFGGAPLGNLYRKIEDSDAQATLDAAWDAGIRYFDTAPQYGLGRSEMRVAEALARFDPDQVSLSTKVGRILEDCEPEDVTPEAFVDVPQKRIVFDFTYDGIMRSYDDSIARLKTDRIDMLFLHDIDAGTHGQAFEDNNLRQLFSEGGYRALSELREADKISAIGAGVNTWQICARLLSEADFDGFLLAGRYTLLEQDPLDTFLPLCIERDVGIILGGPYNSGILATGAIEGARYDYAPAPEEILQRVRALNDVCVAHDTPLIAAALQFPLGHPAVKSVIPGASSPDEVRQNVEIFETPIPDALWSDLKSQGLIRQEAVTPQESLDAS; this is encoded by the coding sequence ATGAAGCTGACGAAAACCAACGTGCTAAACAACCGTACCCGATCTCCGATCGAACTATCGCAGCTGGGGTTTGGCGGCGCGCCGCTTGGAAATTTGTACCGCAAGATTGAAGATTCGGATGCGCAGGCGACGTTAGATGCCGCATGGGACGCAGGGATCCGGTATTTCGATACCGCGCCACAATATGGGTTGGGGCGATCTGAAATGCGGGTTGCTGAAGCTCTCGCTCGGTTTGACCCTGACCAAGTGAGCTTGTCGACAAAGGTTGGGCGGATTTTGGAAGACTGCGAACCCGAAGACGTTACGCCCGAAGCCTTCGTGGATGTGCCACAAAAACGCATCGTCTTTGATTTCACATACGACGGGATCATGCGCAGCTATGACGACAGTATTGCCCGACTGAAGACCGACAGGATCGATATGCTGTTCTTGCATGACATTGATGCTGGCACACACGGGCAGGCTTTCGAAGACAACAACCTGCGCCAATTGTTTAGCGAAGGCGGATATCGCGCCCTTTCAGAACTGCGCGAGGCCGATAAGATTTCCGCCATCGGTGCGGGTGTAAACACGTGGCAAATTTGCGCACGGCTGCTGAGCGAGGCGGACTTTGACGGCTTTCTGCTGGCTGGACGGTACACATTGCTGGAACAAGACCCGCTCGATACGTTCCTGCCCCTGTGTATTGAGCGCGACGTCGGGATCATTCTGGGCGGGCCATATAACTCGGGTATCCTTGCGACGGGGGCGATTGAAGGTGCGCGGTATGATTACGCGCCAGCACCTGAGGAAATACTGCAACGCGTCCGCGCCTTGAACGACGTTTGCGTTGCCCATGACACGCCGCTAATTGCCGCCGCCTTGCAGTTCCCATTAGGGCACCCGGCCGTGAAATCAGTCATTCCCGGCGCATCAAGTCCGGATGAAGTCCGCCAGAACGTCGAGATATTCGAAACACCAATCCCTGATGCCCTGTGGTCTGACCTGAAGTCCCAAGGATTGATCCGGCAAGAGGCGGTTACCCCACAGGAGAGCCTTGATGCTTCGTAA